One region of Thunnus albacares chromosome 20, fThuAlb1.1, whole genome shotgun sequence genomic DNA includes:
- the LOC122971181 gene encoding LOW QUALITY PROTEIN: ferritin heavy chain A-like (The sequence of the model RefSeq protein was modified relative to this genomic sequence to represent the inferred CDS: inserted 2 bases in 1 codon) yields MQSVVKQNLHSECEGDINKFINLKLNASYTYLALGMYFDRDNVALXQNFFLERSVKEREQTEKLLEYQNMRGGRILLQTIAEGAATT; encoded by the exons aTGCAGTCTGTGGTAAAACAAAACCTCCATTCGGAGTGCGAAGGAGACATCAACAAGTTCATCAACCTGAAGCTCAATGCATCCTACACCTACCTTGCTCTG GGGATGTATTTTGACAGGGATAATGTTGCCTT CCAAAATTTTTTCCTGGAGCGTtcagtgaaggagagagagcagacTGAGAAGCTGCTGGAATATCAGAACATGAGAGGAGGCCGAATTTTGCTTCAGACTATTGCT GAGGGAGCGGCTACAACTTAA